Within the Rhizobium grahamii genome, the region GCGCGAGCTTAAGGAAACAACACACAATGGTCATCGGACTTTCCCATTACCTGACGGTCAGCGCCATCCTCTTCACGCTCGGCGTCTTCGGCATCTTCCTGAACCGGAAGAACATCATCGTCATCCTGATGTCGATCGAGCTCATTCTGCTCGCCGTCAACATCAACATGGTCGCCTTCTCGTCGTTCCTCAACGACATTGTCGGCCAGGTCTTTGCATTGTTCATTCTGACCGTCGCTGCTGCTGAAGCGGCCATCGGTCTCGCAATTCTCGTCGTCTTCTACCGTAACCGCGGCTCGATCGCGGTCGAAGACGTTAATATGATGAAGGGCTGATAAGGCTATGTTTTTATATAAGGCTATCGTCTTTCTTCCCCTGATCGGCGCGATCATCGCCGGCCTTTTCGGCCGCGCGATCGGCGCCAAGGCATCGGAATTCGTTACCACCGGTCTGATGATCATCGCGGCTGTTCTGTCGTGGTACGTCTTCATCACCGTTGGCATGGGCCATGTCGAAGGCGGCCCGATCAAGGTCGAAATCCTGCGCTGGATCCAGTCCGGCGGCATCGACGTCTCCTGGTCGCTGCGCATCGACACGCTGACCTCGGTCATGCTGATCGTCGTCAACTCGGTTTCGACACTCGTCCATCTCTATTCGATCGGGTACATGCATAATGACCCGCATCGCCCGCGCTTCTTCGCCTATCTGTCGCTCTTTACCTTCGCGATGTTGATGCTGATCACGTCTGACAACCTTGCCCAGATGTTCTTCGGCTGGGAAGGCGTGGGTCTGGCGTCCTATCTGCTCATCGGCTTCTGGTTCAAGAAGCCGTCGGCGAACGCCGCCGCCATGAAGGCCTTCATCGTCAACCGCGTTGGCGACTTCGGCTTCATTCTCGGCATCGCCAGCGTTTTCGTTCTCTTCGGCGCCATCAACTTCGACACGATTTTCGCCAATGCGGCGAGCTTCGCGCACGCTGAAGGCGGCGAGAGCCACGAAGTGGTCCTGAACCTCTTCGGGATGCATCTCGACAAGGGCCATGCGCTGACCGGCGCTTGCCTTCTGCTCTTCATGGGCGCGATGGGCAAGTCGGCGCAGTTCCTGCTGCACACCTGGCTGCCTGATGCCATGGAAGGCCCGACGCCTGTGTCGGCGCTCATCCATGCCGCAACCATGGTCACCGCCGGCGTCTTCCTCGTCGCCCGCATGTCGCCGCTGTTCGAACTGTCCCCGGATGCGCTGACCGTCGTCACAATCATCGGTGCGATCACCGCCTTTTTCGCGGCAACCGTCGGCCTCGTGCAGAACGACATCAAGCGCGTCATCGCTTACTCGACCTGTTCGCAGCTCGGCTACATGTTCGTCGCTCTCGGCGTCGGCGCCTATGGCGCTGCCATCTTCCACCTCTTCACGCACGCCTTCTTCAAGGCACTGCTCTTCCTTTGCGCCGGCTCGGTCATCCACGCCGTCGATGGCGAGCAGGACATGCGTCACATGGGTGGTCTGCGTCCGCACATCAAGGTGACCTTCGTCATGATGCTGATCGGCACGCTCGCCATTACCGGCGTCGGCATTCCGTTCACGCCGATCGGCTTTGCCGGCTTCTTCTCGAAGGACGTGATCATCGAGGCAACCTACGCATCGCATTCGCCGGTCGCGGGCTTCGCCTTCACCATGCTGGTTATCGCGGCTCTGTTCACGAGCTTCTATTCCTGGCGCCTGATGTTCATGACCTTCTTCAACAAGCCGCGCGCTTCGCACGAGGTCATGCACCACGTTCACGAATCGCCTCAGGTCATGCTTATCCCGCTCTATCTCCTGGCGATCGGCGCGGTCTTCGCGGGCTGGTTCTTCGAAGGGCACTTCTACGGCGAGGAATATGCCGAGTTCTGGAAGGGCGCGCTGTTCACCTCGGAGCACAACGAGCTGGTCCACGAGTTCCACCACGTTCCGGCGATGGTCGCTCTCAGCCCCTTCATCGCCATGGTCGTCGGTTTCGTCACCGCCTGGTACATGTACATCAAGTCGCCATCGACGCCGGCCGTGCTCGCACGTCAGCATCGTGTGCTCTACCAGTTCCTCTTGAACAAGTGGTACTTCGACGAGCTCTACGACTTTCTCTTCGTCCGTTCGGCAAAGGCCCTTGGCCGCTTCCTGTGGAAGAAGGGTGATGTCGGCGTCATCGACACCTACGGCCCGAACGGCATTGCCGCCCGCGTCGTCGATGTCACCAACCGCGTCGTGCGCCTGCAGAGCGGTTACCTCTATCACTACGCGTTCGCTATGCTGATCGGCGTTGCAGCGCTCGTTACCTGGATGATGCTCGGGAGTGCCCTCTGATGACCGATTGGCCTATTCTTTCCACGGTCACCTTCCTGCCGTTCGTCGGCGTGGTGCTGCTGCTTTTGATGAATGAGAACGGCCCGAACGGCCGCCGCAACGTCCTCAACATCACCCTGTTGACGACTGTCGTGACCTTCATCGTCTCGCTGTTCATCTGGATCGGTTTCGACAACGCGAACCCGGGCTTCCAGATGATCGAGAAGCACGGCTGGCTCGGCACGGGCATCAGCTATCATCTCGGCGTCGACGGCATCTCCATGCTGTTCGTCATCCTCTCGACCTTCCTCATGCCCTTCTGCGTGCTGGCCAGCTGGTTCGCCGTCGAGAAGCGCCTGAAGGAATATATGATCGCCTTCCTGGTGCTGGAAGTGATGATGGTCGGCGTCTTCGTGTCGCTCGATATCGTTCTCTTCTACGTGTTCTTCGAAGCCGGCCTGATCCCGATGTTCCTGATCATCGGGGTCTGGGGTGGCAAGGATCGCGTCTACGCCAGCTACAAGTTCTTCCTCTACACGCTGCTCGGCTCCGTGCTGATGCTGCTCGCCATCATGGCCATGTACTGGCAGGCCGGCACGACCGATATCTCGGCGCTGCTCGCCTACAAGTTCCCGCCGCAGATGCAGACCTGGCTATGGCTTGCCTTCTTCGCGTCCTTTGCGGTGAAGATGCCGATGTGGCCGGTCCACACCTGGCTTCCCGACGCCCACGTTCAGGCGCCGACGGCCGGTTCGGTCATCCTGGCAGGCGTGCTCCTGAAGCTCGGCGGCTACGGCCTCATCCGCTTCTCGCTCGGCATGTTCCCGGTTGCCTCCGATTTCTTCGCACCACTGGTCTTCGCGCTGTCGGTCATCGCCATCATCTACACCTCGCTGGTGGCGCTGATGCAGGACGATATCAAGAAGCTGATCGCCTACTCGTCCGTCGCCCACATGGGCTACGTGACCATGGGTATCTTCGCGGCCAACGCGCAGGGTCTGCAGGGTTCGATCTTCCAGATGCTGTCGCACGGCATCGTCTCGGGCGCGCTCTTCCTCTGCGTCGGCGTTGTCTATGACCGCACTCATACCCGCGAGATCGCGGCCTATGGCGGTCTGGTCAACAACATGCCGAAGTATGCCGTTGCTATGATGATTTTCACCATGGCGAACGTTGGCCTTCCCGGCACGTCGGGCTTCATCGGCGAATTCCTGACGCTGATCGGTGTCTTCCGCGTCAACAGCTGGGTCGCGCTCTTTGCCGCCACCGGTGTCATCCTGTCGGCAGCCTATGCGCTCTGGCTCTACCGCCGCGTGATCTTCGGTGCGCTGGAAAAGGAAAAGCTCAAGGCTCTCCTCGACCTCTCGCCGCGTGAGCAGCTGATCCTTTATCCGCTGATCGCTCTGACAATCTTCTTCGGCGTCTATCCGGCTCCGGTATTCGATGTGACCGCAGCGTCCGTCGACCAGCTGGTGAATAGCTATTCGGCCGCGGTGCAGGCAGCGCATGATGTTGCGCTGTCTATGAAATGATGACGGGACTTTTGTGATATGACCTCTGAAACACTACTCGCAAGCCTGCATCTTTCCATCCCGGAACTGATCCTCGCGGTCGGTTCCCTGGTGCTGCTGATGATCGGCGTTTTTGTCGGCGAACGCTCCGCCCGCTTGGTGAGCGTTCTCGCCATCCTCGTCCTTGCGGCGGCGGCTCTCTGGCTCGTCTTCGTGCCGAGCGAAGGCCTCGCTTACGGCGGCGTCTTCCTCTCGGACGGCTTCGGCGGCTTCATGAAGGTGACGGCGCTGGTCGGTTCGATCGTGGCGCTGTTCATGTCGCTCGGTCTTGCCAAGGAAAACCAGCTCGACAAGTTCGAGTTCCCGGTTCTGATCGTGCTCTGCACGCTCGGCATCCTGCTGATGATCTCCGCCAACGACTTGATCTCGCTCTACCTTGGCCTCGAGCTGCAGTCGCTCGCGATCTACGTCATTGCCGCGATCAATCGCGACAGCGTCAAGTCGACGGAAGCCGGCCTGAAGTACTTCGTGCTCGGCGCGCTGTCCTCGGGCATGCTGCTCTACGGCATGTCGCTGGTCTACGGCTTCACCGGTCACACGCACTTCGCCGATATCGCCCAGGCCCTGATGGTCGATGGCGCTCGTTCGCTCGGCCTGATCTTCGGTCTGGTGTTCATCCTCGCCGGCATTGCCTTCAAGATCTCGGCCGTTCCGTTCCACATGTGGACGCCCGACGTTTACGAAGGCGCACCGACGCCGGTTACCGCATTCCTGGCAAGCGCTCCGAAGGTTGCCGCAATGGCGATGATGACCCGTATCGTCATCAGCGCCTTCCAGCCGGTCATGGCTGATTGGCAGCAGGTCGTCGTCTTCATCTCGATTGCCTCGATGCTGCTCGGCTCTTTCGCAGCTATCGGCCAGCGCAACATCAAGCGACTGATGGCCTATTCGTCCATCGGTCACATGGGCTACGCGCTCGTCGGTCTTGCGGCTGGCAACCAGACCGGGGTTTCCGGTGTCATGCTCTACATGGTCATCTACATGACCATGACGCTCGGCGGCTTCGCGATCATCATGTCGATGCGCCGCAAGGACGGAACCGTCGTCGAAAACGTCAGCGATCTGGCAGGCCTTTCGACCACCAATCCGTTCATGGCGACCATCTTCACGATCCTGATGTTCTCGCTCGCCGGCATCCCGCCGCTCGCAGGCTTCTTCGCCAAGTACTTCGTCTTCGTCGCTGCCATCGAAGCCAAGCTCTATGCGCTTGCCATCATCGGCATCCTGTCCTCGGTCGTTGGCGCCTTCTACTATCTGCGCGTCATCAAACTGATGTGGTTCGATGAAGCGACCGGCGAGTTTGCCCGCGTATCGGGTTCGATGCGCCTCGTCTTCGGTGTATCCGGCCTGCTGGTTCTCGCCTATGTCTTCATCGGCGGTCCGATCGGCGGCGCGGCCGAGCTTGCTGCGGCGACACTGTTCTGATGAGCCTAGACCCACGGCGCCGGATATCGCTTGACGATTTCAGGCACGAGGCTCTATCGGAAACATCGTCCACCAATAGCGAATGCCTTGCCCGGGCTCGGGCAGGGGACCGAGGTCTCCTCTGGGTGACAGCGGAAAAGCAGACCGGCGGCCGTGGCCGCCGGGGACGCCCCTGGGTTTCTGAACGGGGCAATCTTTACGCCTCTCTCCTTCTTATCGATCCGGCGCCGATGGAGCGCCTTGGCTCATTGCCGCTGGCAATTGCGGTTGCCGTGCATCAGGCGGTGCGTCAGGTTCTGCCGCACACCGCCGAACCGCTGGAAGTGAAGTGGCCCAACGATATCCTGATCGGACGCAAGAAGACGTGCGGCATTCTCGTTGAGGGCGAAGCGCTTCCCGATGGACGGCATGCGCTCGTGATCGGCATCGGTATCAACGTCGCCTTCATGCCTGAAAATCCGCTGTATCCGGTCACTTGCCTGCGCGAGCAGGGCAGCTCCGCTTCTCCCGAAGATGTCTTCGCCCATCTTTTTGCATCGATGGCCGAAGTGCTTGAAGCATGGGACCGCGGCCGCGGCGTGCGCGAGATCACCGATCGCTGGCGCAGGGTTGCCTGCGGCATCGGCGAAAAGATAACAGTGAACCTGCCGGATCGGTCGATTTCCGGGCACTTCGATGGAATTGATGATAATGGCCTGTTGAAGCTCGATACTGGGGCAGGCAGGATGATGACGATCGCCGCCGGCGATGTCTTCTTTGGTTAATTGGAAAAAAGAATAATATGGCGAAGCAGGACGAACTGGTATTTCTGCCGTTGGGCGGCGTAGGCGAGATCGGGATGAATCTCGCCCTCTATGGCTACGGCCCGCCGGATCATCGCCAGTGGATCATGGTCGACTGCGGCGTAACCTTCCCGGGCCCCGATCTGCCGGGTGTCGACCTCGTGCTACCGGACATTCGTTATCTCGCCAGCGAGCGCAAGAGCCTGAAGGCGATCTTCATCACGCACGCACATGAGGACCACTACGGCGCGCTCGCGGATCTGTGGCCCGGTCTCAATGTTCCGGTCTACGCCTCGGCCTTTACCGCCGGCCTGCTTGAGGCAAAGCGAAATTTCGAGAAGTCGGCCATCGGCGAGATCCCGGTGACGTTGTTCACGGCGGGCGATACCGTCAACGCCGGCCCCTTCAGCGTCGAAGGCGTCGCCGTCAACCATTCCATTCCGGAGCCGATGTCGCTGGTGATCCGTACGCCCGTGGGCAACGTGATCCATACGGGCGATTGGAAGATCGACCATGAACCGTCGCTTGGGCCACTGACCGACGAGACGCGCTTCCGCCAGTTGGGCGACGAAGGCGTGTTGGCGCTGATGTGCGATTCCACCAATGCCCTCCGCGATGGCGTGTCGCCGTCCGAAAAGGATGTTTCCGAAAGTCTGCGCAAGATCATC harbors:
- a CDS encoding biotin--[acetyl-CoA-carboxylase] ligase, with product MSLDPRRRISLDDFRHEALSETSSTNSECLARARAGDRGLLWVTAEKQTGGRGRRGRPWVSERGNLYASLLLIDPAPMERLGSLPLAIAVAVHQAVRQVLPHTAEPLEVKWPNDILIGRKKTCGILVEGEALPDGRHALVIGIGINVAFMPENPLYPVTCLREQGSSASPEDVFAHLFASMAEVLEAWDRGRGVREITDRWRRVACGIGEKITVNLPDRSISGHFDGIDDNGLLKLDTGAGRMMTIAAGDVFFG
- the nuoL gene encoding NADH-quinone oxidoreductase subunit L, yielding MFLYKAIVFLPLIGAIIAGLFGRAIGAKASEFVTTGLMIIAAVLSWYVFITVGMGHVEGGPIKVEILRWIQSGGIDVSWSLRIDTLTSVMLIVVNSVSTLVHLYSIGYMHNDPHRPRFFAYLSLFTFAMLMLITSDNLAQMFFGWEGVGLASYLLIGFWFKKPSANAAAMKAFIVNRVGDFGFILGIASVFVLFGAINFDTIFANAASFAHAEGGESHEVVLNLFGMHLDKGHALTGACLLLFMGAMGKSAQFLLHTWLPDAMEGPTPVSALIHAATMVTAGVFLVARMSPLFELSPDALTVVTIIGAITAFFAATVGLVQNDIKRVIAYSTCSQLGYMFVALGVGAYGAAIFHLFTHAFFKALLFLCAGSVIHAVDGEQDMRHMGGLRPHIKVTFVMMLIGTLAITGVGIPFTPIGFAGFFSKDVIIEATYASHSPVAGFAFTMLVIAALFTSFYSWRLMFMTFFNKPRASHEVMHHVHESPQVMLIPLYLLAIGAVFAGWFFEGHFYGEEYAEFWKGALFTSEHNELVHEFHHVPAMVALSPFIAMVVGFVTAWYMYIKSPSTPAVLARQHRVLYQFLLNKWYFDELYDFLFVRSAKALGRFLWKKGDVGVIDTYGPNGIAARVVDVTNRVVRLQSGYLYHYAFAMLIGVAALVTWMMLGSAL
- the nuoN gene encoding NADH-quinone oxidoreductase subunit NuoN; its protein translation is MTSETLLASLHLSIPELILAVGSLVLLMIGVFVGERSARLVSVLAILVLAAAALWLVFVPSEGLAYGGVFLSDGFGGFMKVTALVGSIVALFMSLGLAKENQLDKFEFPVLIVLCTLGILLMISANDLISLYLGLELQSLAIYVIAAINRDSVKSTEAGLKYFVLGALSSGMLLYGMSLVYGFTGHTHFADIAQALMVDGARSLGLIFGLVFILAGIAFKISAVPFHMWTPDVYEGAPTPVTAFLASAPKVAAMAMMTRIVISAFQPVMADWQQVVVFISIASMLLGSFAAIGQRNIKRLMAYSSIGHMGYALVGLAAGNQTGVSGVMLYMVIYMTMTLGGFAIIMSMRRKDGTVVENVSDLAGLSTTNPFMATIFTILMFSLAGIPPLAGFFAKYFVFVAAIEAKLYALAIIGILSSVVGAFYYLRVIKLMWFDEATGEFARVSGSMRLVFGVSGLLVLAYVFIGGPIGGAAELAAATLF
- a CDS encoding NADH-quinone oxidoreductase subunit M, whose translation is MTDWPILSTVTFLPFVGVVLLLLMNENGPNGRRNVLNITLLTTVVTFIVSLFIWIGFDNANPGFQMIEKHGWLGTGISYHLGVDGISMLFVILSTFLMPFCVLASWFAVEKRLKEYMIAFLVLEVMMVGVFVSLDIVLFYVFFEAGLIPMFLIIGVWGGKDRVYASYKFFLYTLLGSVLMLLAIMAMYWQAGTTDISALLAYKFPPQMQTWLWLAFFASFAVKMPMWPVHTWLPDAHVQAPTAGSVILAGVLLKLGGYGLIRFSLGMFPVASDFFAPLVFALSVIAIIYTSLVALMQDDIKKLIAYSSVAHMGYVTMGIFAANAQGLQGSIFQMLSHGIVSGALFLCVGVVYDRTHTREIAAYGGLVNNMPKYAVAMMIFTMANVGLPGTSGFIGEFLTLIGVFRVNSWVALFAATGVILSAAYALWLYRRVIFGALEKEKLKALLDLSPREQLILYPLIALTIFFGVYPAPVFDVTAASVDQLVNSYSAAVQAAHDVALSMK
- the nuoK gene encoding NADH-quinone oxidoreductase subunit NuoK, with the translated sequence MVIGLSHYLTVSAILFTLGVFGIFLNRKNIIVILMSIELILLAVNINMVAFSSFLNDIVGQVFALFILTVAAAEAAIGLAILVVFYRNRGSIAVEDVNMMKG